Within the Pelagovum pacificum genome, the region GGGTCACGGCCTCACCAACATTCCTCGTCACGGACCGGCGCTGATCGTCGCGAACCATCCCACGGGCATCGCCGACGGGATCATGATGCAGCATATGCTGAAAAAAGTCCGCGACGACGCCTACTTCTATGCCAACCGCGACATCCTTCGCGTGCTCCCGCAGATGGAGAATTTCATCGCGCCCGTCGAGTGGCGGCAGGAGAAGCGCAGCCACGGCAAGACCCGTGAGACGATGGCCTTCACCCGCCAGGCGGTAAGCGAAGGCCGGCTCGGTGTGATCTTCCCGTCCGGCCGGCTGGCCAAGCGGCGCGGATTGCGCCTGCACGAGCGGCCCTGGATGGCCTCGGCGGCGATGCTGGCGCGCAAGTTCGAGCTGCCGGTGATTCCGGTCCATATCCGGGCACGCAACTCGATCCTGTTCTACATGTTCGACCTGCTGCACCCGACGCTGCGGGACATCACTCTGTTCCACGAGACGCTGAACAAGGCGCGGCAGCCCTACCGGATCACGGTGGGCGAGCCGATTT harbors:
- a CDS encoding lysophospholipid acyltransferase family protein, coding for MKERIDPLIAERAPWLFSDRPGVRVARQLLNRALSYDKTISIAHRYRDMSSVELMYDLGQMLAQDFEGHGLTNIPRHGPALIVANHPTGIADGIMMQHMLKKVRDDAYFYANRDILRVLPQMENFIAPVEWRQEKRSHGKTRETMAFTRQAVSEGRLGVIFPSGRLAKRRGLRLHERPWMASAAMLARKFELPVIPVHIRARNSILFYMFDLLHPTLRDITLFHETLNKARQPYRITVGEPISPKALPANSEDGIEMLRKATLALGGEDAPTVSLVRATRRPLVRF